From a region of the Leishmania donovani BPK282A1 complete genome, chromosome 24 genome:
- a CDS encoding ATP-dependent RNA helicase, putative, with protein sequence MSEADVQTEWSELPLDTRVLEALTDLAWKKPTAVQSACVPLALKGKDISIQSRTGSGKTGAFVIPAVQRIITEREQRGNARALPNPRVLILVPSVELCEQTAEAAQLIAKYVQPRLIIDNLTSGGAVTARRIQSAHIVITTAALLAKGCSQGTVTADTFQHVRFFVLDEADVVASMAERSLRTVQSLLPPSMQVILASATLTKGVAAVKGQLLRHPVNVVLTSEDVEELARGDVEDSAASPQGPVVESRVRVRDPLKKTLHQYYLVATDECHSHTLLFGLYRMALITGKTLIFVNDDEQTYRLQNFLEQLGVATLAYDANLPINVRLDTLRRFQSGTVSTLVCTDGTLESAMQLQASLEELRPGEKGSDGQSGSSSSRRRSRSASVCSRANTEAPSALHRGIDFAHVRNVVLFDGVEATDPIALSRYIHRIGRAGRAGEEGVSIAIFTVPQARKYLRPLQEYCTERGDVIRPFRQMQRAEVAKLQYRVDSVLGNITRASTRKMRVASVAAELSRSSYLANHLSQKDTDALQRVMRRSSKRIRVERNILEVPEYMHLSTADDVGAYRKRVQAKQTQSNRLRKATQKASADPLKAVVSKLRSSKRKA encoded by the coding sequence ATGTCCGAAGCCGACGTACAGACGGAGTGGTCTGAGCTGCCGCTTGACACGCGGGTGCTCGAGGCCCTGACAGACCTAGCGTGGAAGAAGCCGACCGCCGTCCAAAGCGCTTGCGTGCCGCTCGCGCTCAAGGGCAAAGACATCTCCATCCAATCCCGCACCGGCTCTGGTAAGACCGGTGCCTTTGTCATCCCAGCCGTGCAGCGCATCATCACGGAGCGGGAGCAACGTGGCAATGCTCGAGCACTGCCCAACCCCCGCGTCCTCATTCTTGTTCCGTCAGTCGAGTTGTGCGAGCAGacggccgaggcggcgcagtTGATAGCCAAGTATGTGCAGCCTCGGCTGATCATCGACAACCTGACGtctggcggcgccgtgacgGCAAGACGCATTCAGTCTGCCCACATAGTCATTACCACCGCCGCTCTACTGGCGAAGGGGTGCAGCCAGGGCACCGTGACGGCTGACACCTTCCAGCATGTCCGCTTTTTCGTCCTCGACGAGGCCGACGTGGTGGCCTCGATGGCGGAGCGATCCCTGCGCACGGTGCAGTCGTTGTTGCCACCGAGCATGCAGGTTATTCTAGCTTCCGCCACCCTAACCAAGGGCGTCGCGGCCGTCAAAGGCCAACTACTGCGGCACCCGGTGAATGTGGTGCTCACGTCAGAGGACGTGGAGGAGTTGGCGCGTGGCGACGTCGAGGACAGCGCAGCCTCGCCGCAGGGCCCGGTTGTCGAGTCCCGTGTCAGGGTGAGGGACCCACTGAAGAAGACACTGCACCAGTACTACTTGGTGGCCACGGACGAGTGCCACAGCCACACGCTTCTCTTTGGTCTCTACCGCATGGCCCTCATCACCGGCAAGACACTCATCTTCGTGAACGACGACGAGCAAACGTATCGTCTGCAGAATTTCCTGGAGCAACTCGGGGTGGCAACGCTCGCGTACGATGCAAACCTACCCATCAACGTGCGCCTCGACACTCTGCGTCGTTTCCAAAGCGGCACGGTGTCCACGCTCGTGTGCACCGATGGCACACTGGAGAGCGCAATGCAGCTGCAAGCTTCGCTGGAGGAGTTGCGACCAGGTGAGAAGGGCTCGGACGGTCAGTCGGGGTCATCGTCATCGCGGCGCCGGTCGCGGTCGGCTTCCGTGTGTAGTCGTGCGAACACCGAGGCGCCATCGGCATTGCACCGCGGCATCGACtttgcgcacgtgcgcaacGTTGTTCTGTTCGACGGGGTGGAGGCGACTGACCCAATCGCATTGTCTCGTTACATTCACCGCATCGGCCGCGCAGGTCGtgccggcgaggagggcgtgtCCATCGCGATTTTCACCGTGCCGCAAGCCCGCAAGTATCTGCGCCCGCTACAGGAGTACTGCACAGAGCGCGGCGACGTCATTCGGCCGTTTCGGCAGATGCAGCGGGCTGAGGTGGCAAAGCTGCAGTACCGCGTGGACAGCGTGCTCGGCAACATCACGCGTGCCTCGACGCGCAAGATGAGGGTggcctccgtcgccgcggaGCTGAGTCGTAGCTCGTACCTGGCGAATCACCTCTCGCAGAAGGACACGGACGCCCTGCAGAGAGTTATGCGGCGGTCCTCAAAGAGGATCAGGGTGGAGCGCAACATCCTCGAGGTGCCCGAGTACATGCATCTGTCGACGGCAGACGACGTAGGCGCGTACCGGAAGCGTGTGCAAGCCAAGCAGACGCAGTCGAACCGTCTGCGCAAGGCAACGCAGAAGGCTTCCGCAGACCCGCTGAAGGCGGTGGTGTCTAAGCTGCGCTCCTCCAAGCGCAAGGCATAA